The Zingiber officinale cultivar Zhangliang chromosome 9A, Zo_v1.1, whole genome shotgun sequence genome window below encodes:
- the LOC122021253 gene encoding phosphatidylinositol 4-kinase gamma 7-like, with protein sequence MAPNFDSPVQTQMAVSVLSNDCIGNPRSEGKTSGRRRVFVQTDTGLVLGLELDRGDNVHTVKRRLQLALNMPTEESSLSLGDVVLKNDLSVVRNDSPLLLTRSFLQRSSSTPCLSPVANDLQQSGDHSDFIEILCSNNCTEIKLLVNDAVKGIKKAIDPIAVHRGLGGAYFFRNISGANIAIVKPTDEEPFAPNNPKGFIGKALGQPGLKRSVRVGETGFREVAAYLLDYNNFANVPPTALVKITHPVFHLNEDISSEGSIKASCRKINAASKIASLQKYIPHDFDASDHGTSSFPVTVVHRIGILDVRIFNTDRHAGNLLVRKIDGNAGRFGAVMELIPIDHGFCLPESLEDPYFEWIHWPQSSIPFSEEELKYIRNLDPFRDSEMLRMELPMIRESCLRVLVLSTIFLKEATAFGLYLAEIGEMMSREFSGMEEEPSELEVICIEARRLVAEREAFSPKCDSPDEEGIQFDLDYEDNDALMQETSPVSHCVYRGGISRNLLSKLEESVEDEEELEDENQEKANCLPPFEAGHIPDVSKLSMSLKGVSIARKSQRYLAGFPKSSLSKSKTSKGDDSGRFKGGGYRSANEKLPASVSFVKLSDMGEAEWTAFLEKFQELLPGAFRGRKCSAAARLRQRFGTSCQF encoded by the coding sequence ATGGCTCCCAATTTTGATAGCCCTGTTCAGACTCAAATGGCGGTTTCAGTTCTAAGCAATGACTGCATTGGGAATCCGAGGAGTGAAGGAAAGACATCTGGTCGAAGGCGTGTGTTTGTTCAGACGGACACTGGCTTGGTCTTAGGCCTTGAACTGGATCGCGGTGACAATGTGCACACTGTTAAACGGAGATTGCAGCTTGCTCTCAATATGCCAACTGAGGAGAGTTCTCTTTCACTGGGTGATGTTGTTTTGAAAAATGATCTTAGTGTTGTGAGGAATGACTCCCCATTATTATTGACAAGGAGCTTCCTGCAAAGGAGTTCCTCCACTCCATGCCTCTCACCGGTTGCGAATGATCTTCAGCAAAGTGGGGATCATAGTGATTTTATTGAAATTTTATGCTCAAACAACTGTACTGAGATAAAACTACTTGTTAATGATGCAGTGAAGGGTATTAAGAAAGCCATTGACCCAATTGCAGTTCACAGAGGACTTGGTGGTGCATACTTCTTCCGGAACATAAGCGGTGCAAACATTGCTATTGTGAAGCCGACGGATGAGGAGCCATTTGCGCCAAACAATCCTAAAGGTTTTATAGGTAAGGCCCTTGGACAACCTGGGTTGAAAAGGTCTGTTCGAGTTGGTGAGACCGGGTTCAGAGAGGTTGCCGCCTACCTCCTGGATTACAATAACTTTGCCAATGTCCCTCCAACAGCCCTTGTCAAGATCACACATCCAGTATTTCATCTGAATGAAGACATTAGCTCCGAGGGCAGCATTAAGGCTTCTTGTAGGAAGATAAATGCTGCCAGCAAAATTGCTTCGTTGCAGAAGTACATTCCACATGACTTTGATGCTAGCGATCATGGCACCTCAAGCTTCCCTGTCACAGTGGTGCACAGGATTGGGATACTTGATGTTAGGATCTTCAATACTGATAGGCATGCCGGGAACCTTCTGGTGAGGAAAATTGATGGTAATGCTGGTAGGTTTGGGGCTGTGATGGAATTAATCCCAATTGATCATGGTTTTTGCTTGCCTGAGAGCTTGGAGGATCCTTATTTTGAATGGATCCACTGGCCACAATCATCAATCCCTTTTTCTGAGGAAGAGCTCAAGTATATTAGGAACCTTGACCCATTTAGAGATTCAGAGATGCTCCGAATGGAGCTACCTATGATCCGAGAATCATGCCTTAGAGTGTTAGTACTCTCGACAATTTTTCTCAAGGAAGCAACTGCATTTGGACTTTACCTTGCTGAGATCGGAGAGATGATGAGCAGGGAATTTAGTGGAATGGAAGAGGAGCCAAGTGAGTTGGAGGTTATCTGCATTGAGGCAAGAAGGTTAGTGGCAGAAAGAGAGGCTTTTTCTCCAAAATGTGATTCTCCAGACGAGGAAGGCATTCAGTTTGACCTTGACTATGAAGATAATGATGCCCTGATGCAAGAAACATCCCCAGTCAGCCACTGTGTATACAGAGGAGGTATTTCTAGAAATCTACTATCGAAATTAGAAGAAAGTGTAGAAGACGAAGAGGAACTTGAGGATGAAAATCAGGAAAAAGCTAATTGCTTGCCACCATTTGAGGCTGGCCATATTCCAGATGTTTCAAAGCTGTCCATGTCACTGAAGGGGGTAAGCATTGCTAGAAAAAGTCAGCGGTATCTTGCTGGTTTTCCAAAATCAAGCCTGTCAAAAAGTAAAACCAGTAAAGGCGATGACAGTGGCAGGTTTAAGGGTGGTGGGTACAGGAGTGCAAATGAGAAGCTTCCTGCAAGTGTGAGTTTTGTGAAGCTCTCGGACATGGGAGAGGCAGAGTGGACTGCCTTCCTAGAGAAGTTCCAGGAGTTGCTGCCAGGTGCATTCCGAGGTCGGAAGTGCAGTGCTGCTGCTCGCCTGCGGCAGAGGTTTGGCACTTCATGCCAGTTTTGA
- the LOC122021252 gene encoding putative U-box domain-containing protein 42 isoform X1 encodes MSQPNTMEPGMEPQVQDNTSTSRTEFLVSLSSKVDAMKELITRCSSSDQAILDGELQTLVKQLETVIRSMAMDLSKIPFSDFKNQFSQPGQINVGESPVSASQRENNYEDFIKGIHKGMQRNDAKASSDILPPSAETLQPGYQGFFCPLTEKIMNDPVTIETGITYEREAIVEWFMRSSEYVICPTTRIEIKSTCFCSNLALKSTIEEWKERNEVMRIQIASGSLSLAASEAMVLDALKEMQLLSQHNKHKGHMHIIGITQQVVQLLRHDSMVVRCEAMHLLRSLVEDEDGKVIVARTRILTRTVKMMSSYNSSERHAAVSFLLELSKSEMFLDKIGLTPGGILILITMKYNKEADPLAAEKAEEVLKNLEKLPLNIRCMAENGFMEPLLDHLIDGLEEVQMDMVSYLGEIPLEDDMKSYVAERASNTLIQMISGGNPVIRREAFKTLVQISSHPPSSRILIDAGITPLMIDEIFSRRIHSESLDSQEEAAAILANILESDGIDFSNIKVNKNGHTISSQYSVYNLVHLLKCSIAEKVDANILRILFSLTKLSKPLATIVSVVKELEVTQTIIEFLNSQLEDLVTVAAKLLIALSSHIGDTIASDLTKTQGQPEGLIKNYDSKQISEKQAASANLIAKLPHRSAPLNLALLHQGTVPVVLSRIQEIQRGEIRASSMRLTAHYLEGLAGILVRFTSGLLDQEILQMAMSRDLTSVFADLLVRPCGSSEVQRLAAVGLENLSSQSLKLSKPPLEVRKPSRPINIFSKSRSVTNREGGRLVLTCPAHRGVCSTTTFCLLESRAAERLLGCLDNENPEVVKAVLSAISTLLDNNVEVTGSVRALTELGAVESVFRVLKVYREEEEVLQRSLWLVERFLEMGNQQLCREIYSNKVLSTMLVSTFHKADGNNKKMAENILRHLHRIMNFSSKSFVM; translated from the exons ATGTCT CAACCAAATACCATGGAGCCAGGAATGGAACCACAGGTCCAAGACAATACTTCAACAAGCAGAACTGAGTTCCTAGTGTCTTTGTCATCTAAAGTCGACGCCATGAAGGAGCTCATTACACGATGTAGCAGCAGTGACCAAGCGATCCTGGATGGTGAGCTCCAAACCCTTGTCAAACAACTAGAGACAGTGATCAGAAGCATGGCAATGGATCTTAGCAAGAttccattttctgatttcaagAACCAATTCAGCCAACCAGGACAAATTAATGTAGGGGAAAGCCCAGTTTCAGCATCTCAGAGGGAGAATAATTATGAAGATTTCATCAAAGGCATACACAAAGGCATGCAGAGAAATGATGCCAAAGCATCATCTGATATTCTTCCTCCATCGGCAGAAACTCTCCAACCAGGTTACCAAGGCTTTTTCTGTCCATTGACAGAGAAAATTATGAATGATCCTGTCACCATAGAAACTGGCATAACATATGAAAGGGAAGCCATTGTTGAGTGGTTCATGAGGTCCTCAGAATATGTTATCTGCCCAACAACAAGGATTGAGATCAAAAGTACATGTTTCTGCAGTAACCTAGCTTTGAAGAGCACAATCGAAGAGTGGAAGGAAAGGAACGAGGTGATGAGAATACAGATCGCGAGCGGTTCTCTGTCATTAGCTGCTTCAGAAGCCATGGTTTTGGATGCACTCAAGGAGATGCAACTTCTAAGCCAACATAATAAGCACAAGGGGCATATGCACATTATTGGAATCACACAGCAAGTAGTGCAGCTTCTAAGACATGATAGTATGGTTGTGCGGTGCGAGGCAATGCATCTTTTGCGCTCACTggtggaggatgaagacggaaaG GTTATTGTTGCAAGGACAAGAATCCTCACAAGGACAGTCAAGATGATGTCCAGCTACAATTCTTCAGAGAGGCATGCAGCTGTTTCATTCTTACTAGAGCTTTCTAAATCTGAGATGTTCTTGGACAAAATTGGTCTAACACCCGGAGGAATCTTGATTCTGATTACGATGAAGTACAATAAGGAAGCTGATCCTTTAGCTGCAGAAAAAGCAGAAGAAGTTttgaagaacttggagaagttgcCACTGAATATTAGGTGTATGGCAGAGAATGGATTTATGGAACCCCTTTTAGACCACCTCATTGATG GTTTAGAAGAAGTACAGATGGATATGGTGAGCTACCTCGGTGAAATACCTCTCGAGGATGACATGAAATCTTATGTGGCAGAGAGAGCCTCCAATACCCTAATCCAAATGATCAGTGGTGGCAACCCTGTCATCAGAAGAGAAGCATTCAAAACTCTAGTTCAAATCTCCTCTCATCCTCCCAGCAGCAGGATACTCATTGACGCAGGCATCACCCCGCTCATGATCGATGAAATATTTTCACGCAGAATCCACAGCGAGTCCCTGGATTCCCAGGAAGAGGCTGCTGCAATCCTTGCCAACATACTTGAATCAGATGGAATTGATTTTTCCAACATAAAAGTGAACAAGAATGGCCACACCATCAGCTCACAGTACTCAGTTTACAACCTTGTCCACCTTCTGAAGTGCTCGATAGCGGAAAAAGTTGATGCGAACATTTTAAGAATCTTATTTTCACTTACAAAGCTCTCAAAGCCTCTGGCCACTATCGTGTCGGTGGTAAAAGAGCTCGAGGTGACCCAAACCATCATTGAATTCCTCAATTCTCAATTGGAAGATCTCGTAACTGTTGCAGCAAAGTTGCTCATCGCCCTTTCATCTCACATAGGAGACACCATAGCAAGTGATCTCACCAAGACACAAGGCCAACCAGAGGGCCTAATCAAGAACTATGACAGCAAGCAGATTTCCGAAAAGCAAGCTGCATCAGCCAACCTAATTGCAAAGCTCCCGCACAGGAGCGCACCACTCAATTTAGCTCTCCTTCACCAAGGTACAGTACCGGTAGTTCTCAGCAGGATACAAGAAATCCAGAGAGGCGAAATACGGGCCAGCAGCATGAGGCTCACAGCGCACTACTTGGAAGGCCTAGCAGGCATTCTTGTGAGGTTCACCAGCGGTTTGCTTGACCAGGAGATACTTCAGATGGCCATGTCAAGGGATTTAACATCAGTGTTTGCAGATTTACTTGTGAGGCCATGTGGAAGCAGTGAAGTCCAAAGGTTAGCAGCTGTAGGGCTTGAGAACCTCTCCTCTCAGTCACTAAAACTATCGAAGCCCCCTTTAGAAGTGAGGAAGCCCTCTAGACCAATAAACATTTTCTCCAAGTCCAGATCGGTCACTAACCGAGAAGGTGGTAGGTTGGTGTTAACTTGCCCGGCACACCGGGGAGTCTGCTCAACCACCACCTTCTGCTTACTGGAATCCCGGGCTGCAGAGAGGCTGCTGGGTTGCCTCGACAATGAGAACCCCGAGGTCGTAAAGGCAGTACTGTCGGCCATCAGCACGCTCTTGGATAACAACGTGGAGGTGACGGGGAGTGTGAGGGCACTGACTGAACTCGGAGCAGTGGAGAGTGTGTTTAGGGTGTTGAAGGTGTacagggaggaggaggaggtgcttCAGAGGAGTCTCTGGCTGGTAGAGAGGTTCTTGGAGATGGGGAACCAGCAGCTCTGCAGGGAGATCTACAGCAACAAGGTGTTGTCGACAATGCTGGTGTCGACCTTTCATAAAGCGGATGGCAACAACAAGAAGATGGCTGAGAACATTCTCAGGCATTTGCATAGAATCATGAACTTCTCCAGTAAGAGTTTTGTTATGTGA
- the LOC122021252 gene encoding putative U-box domain-containing protein 42 isoform X2 — MEPGMEPQVQDNTSTSRTEFLVSLSSKVDAMKELITRCSSSDQAILDGELQTLVKQLETVIRSMAMDLSKIPFSDFKNQFSQPGQINVGESPVSASQRENNYEDFIKGIHKGMQRNDAKASSDILPPSAETLQPGYQGFFCPLTEKIMNDPVTIETGITYEREAIVEWFMRSSEYVICPTTRIEIKSTCFCSNLALKSTIEEWKERNEVMRIQIASGSLSLAASEAMVLDALKEMQLLSQHNKHKGHMHIIGITQQVVQLLRHDSMVVRCEAMHLLRSLVEDEDGKVIVARTRILTRTVKMMSSYNSSERHAAVSFLLELSKSEMFLDKIGLTPGGILILITMKYNKEADPLAAEKAEEVLKNLEKLPLNIRCMAENGFMEPLLDHLIDGLEEVQMDMVSYLGEIPLEDDMKSYVAERASNTLIQMISGGNPVIRREAFKTLVQISSHPPSSRILIDAGITPLMIDEIFSRRIHSESLDSQEEAAAILANILESDGIDFSNIKVNKNGHTISSQYSVYNLVHLLKCSIAEKVDANILRILFSLTKLSKPLATIVSVVKELEVTQTIIEFLNSQLEDLVTVAAKLLIALSSHIGDTIASDLTKTQGQPEGLIKNYDSKQISEKQAASANLIAKLPHRSAPLNLALLHQGTVPVVLSRIQEIQRGEIRASSMRLTAHYLEGLAGILVRFTSGLLDQEILQMAMSRDLTSVFADLLVRPCGSSEVQRLAAVGLENLSSQSLKLSKPPLEVRKPSRPINIFSKSRSVTNREGGRLVLTCPAHRGVCSTTTFCLLESRAAERLLGCLDNENPEVVKAVLSAISTLLDNNVEVTGSVRALTELGAVESVFRVLKVYREEEEVLQRSLWLVERFLEMGNQQLCREIYSNKVLSTMLVSTFHKADGNNKKMAENILRHLHRIMNFSSKSFVM; from the exons ATGGAGCCAGGAATGGAACCACAGGTCCAAGACAATACTTCAACAAGCAGAACTGAGTTCCTAGTGTCTTTGTCATCTAAAGTCGACGCCATGAAGGAGCTCATTACACGATGTAGCAGCAGTGACCAAGCGATCCTGGATGGTGAGCTCCAAACCCTTGTCAAACAACTAGAGACAGTGATCAGAAGCATGGCAATGGATCTTAGCAAGAttccattttctgatttcaagAACCAATTCAGCCAACCAGGACAAATTAATGTAGGGGAAAGCCCAGTTTCAGCATCTCAGAGGGAGAATAATTATGAAGATTTCATCAAAGGCATACACAAAGGCATGCAGAGAAATGATGCCAAAGCATCATCTGATATTCTTCCTCCATCGGCAGAAACTCTCCAACCAGGTTACCAAGGCTTTTTCTGTCCATTGACAGAGAAAATTATGAATGATCCTGTCACCATAGAAACTGGCATAACATATGAAAGGGAAGCCATTGTTGAGTGGTTCATGAGGTCCTCAGAATATGTTATCTGCCCAACAACAAGGATTGAGATCAAAAGTACATGTTTCTGCAGTAACCTAGCTTTGAAGAGCACAATCGAAGAGTGGAAGGAAAGGAACGAGGTGATGAGAATACAGATCGCGAGCGGTTCTCTGTCATTAGCTGCTTCAGAAGCCATGGTTTTGGATGCACTCAAGGAGATGCAACTTCTAAGCCAACATAATAAGCACAAGGGGCATATGCACATTATTGGAATCACACAGCAAGTAGTGCAGCTTCTAAGACATGATAGTATGGTTGTGCGGTGCGAGGCAATGCATCTTTTGCGCTCACTggtggaggatgaagacggaaaG GTTATTGTTGCAAGGACAAGAATCCTCACAAGGACAGTCAAGATGATGTCCAGCTACAATTCTTCAGAGAGGCATGCAGCTGTTTCATTCTTACTAGAGCTTTCTAAATCTGAGATGTTCTTGGACAAAATTGGTCTAACACCCGGAGGAATCTTGATTCTGATTACGATGAAGTACAATAAGGAAGCTGATCCTTTAGCTGCAGAAAAAGCAGAAGAAGTTttgaagaacttggagaagttgcCACTGAATATTAGGTGTATGGCAGAGAATGGATTTATGGAACCCCTTTTAGACCACCTCATTGATG GTTTAGAAGAAGTACAGATGGATATGGTGAGCTACCTCGGTGAAATACCTCTCGAGGATGACATGAAATCTTATGTGGCAGAGAGAGCCTCCAATACCCTAATCCAAATGATCAGTGGTGGCAACCCTGTCATCAGAAGAGAAGCATTCAAAACTCTAGTTCAAATCTCCTCTCATCCTCCCAGCAGCAGGATACTCATTGACGCAGGCATCACCCCGCTCATGATCGATGAAATATTTTCACGCAGAATCCACAGCGAGTCCCTGGATTCCCAGGAAGAGGCTGCTGCAATCCTTGCCAACATACTTGAATCAGATGGAATTGATTTTTCCAACATAAAAGTGAACAAGAATGGCCACACCATCAGCTCACAGTACTCAGTTTACAACCTTGTCCACCTTCTGAAGTGCTCGATAGCGGAAAAAGTTGATGCGAACATTTTAAGAATCTTATTTTCACTTACAAAGCTCTCAAAGCCTCTGGCCACTATCGTGTCGGTGGTAAAAGAGCTCGAGGTGACCCAAACCATCATTGAATTCCTCAATTCTCAATTGGAAGATCTCGTAACTGTTGCAGCAAAGTTGCTCATCGCCCTTTCATCTCACATAGGAGACACCATAGCAAGTGATCTCACCAAGACACAAGGCCAACCAGAGGGCCTAATCAAGAACTATGACAGCAAGCAGATTTCCGAAAAGCAAGCTGCATCAGCCAACCTAATTGCAAAGCTCCCGCACAGGAGCGCACCACTCAATTTAGCTCTCCTTCACCAAGGTACAGTACCGGTAGTTCTCAGCAGGATACAAGAAATCCAGAGAGGCGAAATACGGGCCAGCAGCATGAGGCTCACAGCGCACTACTTGGAAGGCCTAGCAGGCATTCTTGTGAGGTTCACCAGCGGTTTGCTTGACCAGGAGATACTTCAGATGGCCATGTCAAGGGATTTAACATCAGTGTTTGCAGATTTACTTGTGAGGCCATGTGGAAGCAGTGAAGTCCAAAGGTTAGCAGCTGTAGGGCTTGAGAACCTCTCCTCTCAGTCACTAAAACTATCGAAGCCCCCTTTAGAAGTGAGGAAGCCCTCTAGACCAATAAACATTTTCTCCAAGTCCAGATCGGTCACTAACCGAGAAGGTGGTAGGTTGGTGTTAACTTGCCCGGCACACCGGGGAGTCTGCTCAACCACCACCTTCTGCTTACTGGAATCCCGGGCTGCAGAGAGGCTGCTGGGTTGCCTCGACAATGAGAACCCCGAGGTCGTAAAGGCAGTACTGTCGGCCATCAGCACGCTCTTGGATAACAACGTGGAGGTGACGGGGAGTGTGAGGGCACTGACTGAACTCGGAGCAGTGGAGAGTGTGTTTAGGGTGTTGAAGGTGTacagggaggaggaggaggtgcttCAGAGGAGTCTCTGGCTGGTAGAGAGGTTCTTGGAGATGGGGAACCAGCAGCTCTGCAGGGAGATCTACAGCAACAAGGTGTTGTCGACAATGCTGGTGTCGACCTTTCATAAAGCGGATGGCAACAACAAGAAGATGGCTGAGAACATTCTCAGGCATTTGCATAGAATCATGAACTTCTCCAGTAAGAGTTTTGTTATGTGA